Proteins encoded in a region of the Sphingomonas sp. HMP9 genome:
- a CDS encoding iron-sulfur cluster assembly scaffold protein: MSAPLYNAEILRLAATIPHHERLPQPMATAEKRSPICGSRVTIDVAVDDQGRVNEVGLLVRACALGQASSSLLAANILGRTPAELAATRDALTAWLAREGEAPDWPGMDIFTPALDYTARHPSIRLAFEAAAEAADTAAKAKV; encoded by the coding sequence ATGAGCGCGCCCCTCTACAACGCCGAGATCCTGCGCCTTGCCGCGACGATCCCGCATCACGAACGCCTTCCTCAACCGATGGCGACCGCCGAGAAGCGCTCGCCGATCTGCGGCAGCCGCGTGACGATCGACGTCGCGGTCGACGACCAGGGCCGGGTCAACGAGGTCGGCCTGTTGGTCCGCGCCTGCGCCTTAGGGCAGGCGTCGTCGTCGTTGCTCGCCGCCAACATCCTGGGCCGCACCCCCGCCGAACTCGCCGCGACGCGCGACGCGTTGACCGCATGGCTTGCGCGCGAGGGCGAGGCGCCTGATTGGCCGGGGATGGATATCTTCACCCCCGCGCTCGACTATACCGCGCGCCACCCCTCCATCCGGCTCGCGTTCGAAGCGGCCGCCGAGGCTGCCGACACCGCTGCAAAGGCGAAGGTCTGA
- a CDS encoding YkgJ family cysteine cluster protein: MRPQADVETMLLGPVLADRACGDCAICCTELTVDTPEFAKPAGTPCIHLCERGCGIHAVRPRICRTWFCAWRRVASLPDEARPDRSGLLVSLNFVNEPQNCFEGVSIHVRVLAGSDAIANGMAATVLDSVCDQLVPVWFSDGSKKMLMHPDNDVAGFVLSGDPAPGHLHEEVAAWRERYGVFGPNR, encoded by the coding sequence ATGCGGCCCCAGGCCGACGTGGAAACCATGCTGCTGGGGCCGGTCCTTGCCGATCGGGCCTGCGGCGACTGCGCTATATGTTGTACCGAGCTGACGGTGGACACGCCCGAGTTCGCCAAGCCTGCTGGAACGCCGTGCATCCATCTCTGCGAACGCGGGTGCGGTATCCACGCGGTTCGCCCGCGCATCTGCCGGACGTGGTTCTGCGCCTGGCGGCGGGTCGCGAGCCTGCCCGACGAGGCCCGGCCCGACCGGTCCGGGCTTCTCGTCTCGCTCAATTTCGTGAACGAACCGCAGAATTGCTTCGAAGGCGTCTCGATCCATGTCCGCGTGCTCGCGGGCAGCGACGCGATCGCGAACGGCATGGCGGCGACCGTGTTGGACAGCGTGTGCGACCAGCTGGTCCCGGTCTGGTTCAGTGACGGATCGAAGAAAATGCTGATGCATCCCGACAATGACGTTGCCGGCTTCGTGCTATCGGGAGATCCCGCGCCCGGCCATCTGCATGAGGAAGTCGCCGCGTGGCGCGAACGCTACGGTGTGTTCGGGCCGAACCGCTAG
- a CDS encoding CvpA family protein, translated as MNLSALDIVVLLAVAGSAVLGLLRGFVTEVLSMFAWVAMVAMLKLFHIPLAAALSPMIGTVGGAAVLAFAIITGVTYIGGRLVANAIGARTRTSILGPVDRALGFGFGALKGLILASLVFLLATLVIDTMSGGPSRRPEWMTKSRTYPLLNATSAGIADFVDRRRRGQPVFGARTPPSRSDSASEPKP; from the coding sequence ATGAACCTTTCCGCCCTAGACATCGTCGTCCTGCTTGCCGTCGCCGGGTCCGCGGTGCTCGGGCTGCTCCGCGGGTTCGTCACCGAAGTGCTGTCGATGTTCGCCTGGGTCGCGATGGTCGCGATGCTGAAGCTGTTCCACATTCCGCTTGCCGCCGCGCTGTCGCCGATGATCGGGACCGTGGGGGGAGCCGCGGTGCTTGCGTTCGCGATCATCACCGGCGTCACCTATATCGGCGGCCGCCTCGTCGCCAACGCGATCGGTGCGCGGACGCGGACGTCGATTCTCGGCCCCGTCGACCGTGCGCTCGGCTTCGGGTTCGGTGCGCTCAAAGGCCTTATCCTCGCGAGCCTCGTCTTCCTGCTCGCCACGCTCGTCATCGACACGATGAGCGGCGGACCGTCGCGGCGCCCGGAATGGATGACCAAGTCGCGCACCTATCCCCTGCTCAACGCGACCAGCGCCGGGATCGCCGATTTCGTCGACCGCCGCCGCCGTGGGCAGCCCGTCTTCGGCGCCCGAACGCCACCCTCCCGATCCGATTCAGCAAGCGAGCCGAAGCCATGA